In Streptomyces sp. SN-593, a single genomic region encodes these proteins:
- the rpmI gene encoding 50S ribosomal protein L35, with protein MPKNKTHSGASKRFKITGSGKVLRERAGKRHLLEHKPSSKTRALTGTVEVAPADAKKIKKLLGK; from the coding sequence ATGCCGAAGAACAAGACCCACAGTGGTGCGAGCAAGCGCTTCAAGATCACCGGCTCCGGCAAGGTGCTCCGCGAGCGTGCGGGCAAGCGCCACCTGCTCGAGCACAAGCCGTCCAGCAAGACGCGCGCCCTGACCGGCACCGTCGAGGTGGCCCCGGCCGACGCCAAGAAGATCAAGAAGCTTCTCGGCAAGTGA
- the infC gene encoding translation initiation factor IF-3, with the protein MSAEPRINDRIRVPEVRLVGPSGEQVGIVPLAKALELAQEYDLDLVEVAANARPPVCKLMDYGKFKYESAMKAREARKNQAHTVIKEMKLRPKIDPHDYDTKKGHVVRFLKQGDKVKITIMFRGREQSRPELGYRLLQRLAEDVQDLGFVESNPKQDGRNMIMVLGPHKKKTEAMAEAREAQAARKAGRQGDDEGDGEAADAQSQVEAPADAG; encoded by the coding sequence ATCAGCGCCGAGCCCCGCATCAACGACCGGATTCGCGTTCCCGAGGTGCGACTTGTCGGTCCCAGTGGCGAGCAGGTCGGCATCGTGCCGCTTGCCAAGGCCCTGGAGCTTGCGCAGGAGTACGACCTCGACCTGGTCGAGGTCGCGGCGAACGCCCGTCCGCCCGTGTGCAAGCTCATGGACTACGGGAAGTTCAAGTACGAGTCGGCCATGAAGGCCCGTGAGGCGCGCAAGAACCAGGCGCACACGGTCATCAAGGAGATGAAGCTCCGGCCGAAGATCGACCCGCACGACTATGACACCAAGAAGGGTCACGTCGTCCGGTTCCTCAAGCAGGGCGACAAGGTCAAGATCACGATCATGTTCCGCGGCCGTGAGCAGTCCCGCCCGGAGCTGGGCTACCGCCTGCTCCAGCGGCTCGCGGAGGACGTCCAGGACCTCGGGTTCGTCGAGTCGAACCCGAAGCAGGACGGCCGCAACATGATCATGGTCCTCGGTCCGCACAAGAAGAAGACCGAGGCCATGGCCGAGGCCCGTGAGGCCCAGGCAGCCCGCAAGGCGGGCCGCCAGGGTGACGACGAGGGCGACGGCGAGGCCGCCGACGCCCAGTCGCAGGTCGAGGCCCCGGCCGACGCCGGCTGA